CTGATCTTCTATGTCTGGGGCGATAACGGCTCCAGCGCCGAGGGACAGAACGGCTCGATCAGCGAGTTGCTGGCCCAAAATGGCATCCAAACCGAAATCAAGGATCACATCAAGGCGATGGACGATCTTGGCGGTCTGGACGTTCTGGGCTCGCCCAAGGCGGATAACATGTATCATGCCGGATGGGCCTGGGCCGGGTCCACGCCTTACCGCTCGACCAAGCTGGTGGCGGCCCATTTTGGCGGCACGCGCACGCCGCTGGTGATCTCCTGGCCGGGCCATATCACGCCGGACAAAAAGCCGCGTGGCCAGTTCCACCATGTGAACGACATTGTTCCGACGATCTATGACGTGCTGGGCATTACGCCGCCGAAGACGGTGGATGGCATCACCCAAGACCCGCTGGACGGGATCAGCATGGCCTATACGTTTGATGCGCCCGAAGCAGCAGGTCAAAAGCATGGCCAGTACTTCGAGGTGATGGGCAGCCGCTCATACTACAAGGACGATTGGATTGCTTCCGTCTTCGGGCCCCGCACGCCCTGGGTGACCGGAATCGATCCCGCAATCCTCCAGTGGTCACCCGACAAGGACAGCTGGGAACTGCATGACCTCAGCAAAGACTACTCCCAAGCTCATGACGTCGCCGCTGACAATCCCGACAAGGTCCACGAACTGAAGGACGCCTTCCTCATTGATGCCAAAGACAACAAGGTCTTCCCAATCGGTGGCGGTTTGTGGTCGGCCGTCTTCCACCCCGAGGATGCACCGCACAATCCGGCAACGGAGTTCACCTATACGCAGGAAGTGATCCAAGTGCCGGAATTCACCGCGCCAAAAGTGGGCGCGCGCAGCAATCTGGTCACCGTCGAGGCCGAACTGAAGCCGGATTCGGCAGGTGTCCTATACGCCTTGGGTGCCTTCTCAGGCGGGCTGGCGCTGTGGGTCGATCAGGGCAAGCTAACCTACGAATATAACCTCTTTGAAATCGAGCGAACCCAGATAGCAACGACGGGTACGCTGCCCACGGGTAAGATCACTATTGAGGTTGAGACCACCAAGACGAGCAAAGATCATACCGGGCCGCTTGATATTGCGATCCGCGTGAACGGGACAGAGATGGCCAAAGGGACCGTGCCGCGCTCCGCCCCGCTGACCTTCACTGCAAATGATGCCTTCGATGTCGGACAAGACAGCTACTCACCGGTTTCCGAGGCCTATTTTGATCGCAAGCCATTTGCCTTTAACGGGACAATTGATCAGGTGAAGGTCGCCTACAAATAGTCAGCAGCCCCGCTGGGGCGGGGTGGAAAACCCACCTCGCCCCAGGCCAAAGGTTGCGACGCGTCTGAATTGAATATCGCTATTCAGCCATGACGGCACCGCTTTCGAACAACTATCGACCGTGTTGCAGGACGCAGACCATCCGAAAACTTCACGACAATAAAGGCAAAGGCCTGCTTTCCACAAAGATGATCAAACTGGAGGTCAAGATGCTTCGTCGCACCACCGGACTCGTTATCGCGACCTGTTCGCTCATCGCGTCAACCACGCAAGCAACTGCACGGCCTTTCGACACAAGCGAGGGTTGGAGCGGACAGGCGACACTCTATGGCTGGCTACCCGTCATTTCGGGAGCTCAGCAGGGCTTGGATGGTGAGCCGGCGCTCGACCTCAAGCAGGATGATATCCTGTCCCGCCTCGATATGGCGTTCATGGGAACCGCTGAGTTGAGACGGGATAAATGGGGCCTGTTAGCAGATCTGGTCTATATCGACCTCAGTCATGAGGCGGACTGGTTGATTCACCGCTTGACCGCCTCGACACAGACAACCGTGAAGATGATCACATTGGCCGCGGCCTATCGGTGGCATGAGGATGATCGCAGCAGCGCCGATTTCTATGCAGGCGCCCGGTATTTCGACGTCAATATGGATTTTGGTAGCGCAACCGATGCGCGTGAACGGGAGGCGGACGCCCAGATATCATGGACGGACGGCATTATTGGCCTGCGCGGGGAAACCAAGCTGAATGATCGGTGGTCTTTCCGGAGTTTTCTGGATGTCGGTGGCTTCGACAGTTCTTCTGACCTGAGTTGGCAGGTCTATGGGGGTGGCAATTACGCTCTCAGCGAGAACTGGGATGCGGCCTTCGGATATCGCTATCTGTCGATTGTCAAAGAAGGTGATCGCAACGCCAAGCTGGACATTGACATCCATGGGCCAGTCATCGGCATTGCCTATAAATTCTAGGTACTTAGGCAATCTCGTGCAGACGAGTGCGAGGCCATTTTTCCAACGAACGGGCAAATGCTCTCGTATGAAAAATGCCGATAAAATAGAACGTTACGAGCTAGCTTCTGGATTAGGCACGCCGTTGAAGGATCAATGTGCTGCAATTGGGTCAAATTCTTACGAACAACTGGCAACGGAGTTTTTTCCATGTTCAGACTATGGCCATTCACCATCGCGGCGGCTTGCATAATGGCGTCGCCGCTCCGGGCACAGGATGCGGCGGCGATTCCCCCGGCTCTGCTCACGCCTGATGTCGTCGAGACGTCGCGCGGAACCTTCAACTTCACTAACGGCGTGCCAAGCGATGAAACCGCCAAGGCGCTCTACGATCAGCTCGACTTCACCTATGCCTATCGTGCTTACATGGATGCCATGCGGGGGGTCAGCATCCGCGCGCTTCGCCGGGGCATGGAGGACATGGGCATCAAAAATAACGAGGTGCTAGTCTTTTCGGAATTGATGGATGCGAAATCGCTGTTCCTTACCCCGAATGCCGACACGATTTACGTCATGGGCTGGATCGACCTCAGCGACGGCCCCGTTGTCATCGAGTCGCCGCCCGATTTCCTTGGCATCGTGCAGGACGCCTGGTTCAACTGGGTGACGGACATGGGCAGCCCGGGCCCTGACCGCGGGATTGGCGGCAAATATCTGCTTGTCCCGCCGGGATACGATGGCCCGCTCCCACAGGGCGGATATTTTGTCGCCCACGCCAATACTAACAGCATCCTCTGGTTCGGTCGCTCATTCCTGAAAGGCGGAAGCGACCCCAAGCCGTCCGTCGAGGTGATCAAGGCATCGACCAAGGTCTATCCGTTTCAGCCGGGTGGGGTCGGAACTTCCATTGCGGAATTCCTGAAGGGCGACGTCCAACTGGGCAAGATCTCGGAACCGCCCGCAACCGTCTTCCACGAAGGCACGGGGATGGTAATGAATACCCTGCCGCCGTCCGATTGGAGCTATTTCGAGCTTCTGAACGAGGTGGTCCAGAGCGAACCCGCCACGGCGCTCGATGAGGAACTGATGGGGCCGATCGCAGCCCTCGGCATCGTCAAAGGGAAGCCATTCGCGCCGGATGATCGCATGAAGGGGATCATGACCGATGCGGTCGCCGTGGCCAACGCCGCGTCGCGCAACCTTCTGATGAACCCACGCGACCCAGACTGGTTCTATTATCCGGACTCGTCCTGGTACAACATGCTGTTCGAAAGCGGCTACGAGTTCGAGACACCAATTCCGGAGATCACAGCGGAGGGCGCAAAGCCCTACCCGGATACCGGTTACCGGCAAATGGATGCGCGCACGGCATTTTTCTACGGCATCACCGGCATCACCCCGGCGATGGCGATGCGGCTAACAGGCATCGGCTCTCAATACCTCATTACGGCCAGAGATGCGGAAAAGAATTATTTCGACGGCTCGCAGACTTACAAGGTCACGTTGCCGAAGGACATCCCGCAGGCGAACTTCTGGTCGCTGACGGTCTACGACAACATGACGCGTTCGATGCTGGACACGCCACAGCGCTACCCGCGGGCAGGCAGCCAGAGCTATCCGTCGCCCGCGGCCGAGACTGCCGCCGACGGTTCGACCACGATCTACTTCTCGCCAACGCAACCAGAGGGTGTGGCACGGGGCAACTGGATCCAGACCGACCCTGATAAGGGCTGGTTCGTTTGCCTGCGCCTCTACAGCCCGCTGGAGCCGTTCTTCGACAAGACTTGGCGCATCAGCGAGATCGAACTCGTGCAGTAAAGTAATACCCTAAGGCAGCGGGCAGCGTCCGTTGGCGCTGCCCGCTAGAAGAGCGTTACAGGCGTTGTGAGCGTTCGCTTTCAAGAGAAAGGAGGCTAAATCATTGCACTGCATGTCGTTCGTTGGGACACAGCGCGGCAAATGCCAGCTTCCCTCTGATCAATCTTAACTAACCGCAGCGGACAGCGCCGCAGCCAATACCTGCTCCGTTGTTTCCCATCAAAACCTCGCTGCGTCTTGCCTGAGCGTTTGCCTTGGCGAAGCAGAGCAGCGTGGACCACAGGCACGCAAACCGCAGAAAAAGGGAGCCCGTTTTCGCTGCAATTGCGAAACGAAGCCTTTCCTGCGGTTTGGATGGCCGTCGGCTAATGGGATGTGCCGGCTGCTTCCCGACCGTTGGGTTATCCTGAAACCAGGATCAACCGTGCAACAAGGAGAAACAGCCATGTGAGCCAAGAAACAAGGAAGCCTTGCATACCTCGCCGTTGTTGGTGTCGATATCGGGAAAAACGTGTTCCATCTGGTCGGCTTCAACCGATCCGGCCAAGTTGTTCTCCGAAAGAAAATCAAGCGTTTTGCCCTCTAGGAAACGTTCGACGCGCTGCCGCGCTGCATCGTCGGAATGGAGGCCTGCCTCAGCTCCCTGTGGCCCTCATGCTACCCTCGTATGTCGTAATTCGTCCAGTGCTTGACCGCCTGTCGCGTGATCTATCAGATTTATCTCCAAGCATAATGACCCACAGGTCACATCATGTCGAATAACCCCGCAATGATAGTTTTAATCATTTCCGCCGTCGTGCTGGCATTGGTCATGTCGCATTTCGCAGTGTCCGAATGAGCCGCGATCTACCGCACCAGTTCCCTAGATGCGTGAAGGCACGACTCATATCTGCCGCCGTCGCGCGGTTCGCCATCACAATCGCATAAACTACCACGCGGGACGCGCTGGCCGCTGTCGCGGATCCATCCTGTAATGCAGACCCCGGACATGCAAACGGCCTTGAGGATGCGAGAGCAGTTGACCGCAAGGGCCATCGCGCATCGCCGTCAGCCCAAGGATGTCCGGCTGCTGCCGGGGTTGAGCCTCTATCTTGGTGACACATTGCGGGAGGCACAGGAGTTGTTTGCCGCGACCCATCGCAGGGTCAGTGCCGATCAACGCATGAAAAACGTGCTGGACATCATCGGCCTCGACCTGCGGAACTGGCCCGAGGATCGCCGGATCAGCGATGCCGACCTGCCCGCAGGCTTCACCTCCACGCGCGGCACGCGTCAGGCCGAAACTTTACGTACAATCATTCGCGACGACGCCCCCACAAGCTCCGATCTGCTGGACCGACCAGAGGTGCTCGCCTCGATGCATTGGCAAGTGATCGGCACGCCGGACGATGCTGCGGAAGAAATCCGGCACTGGTTCGAAGCCGGGGCAATCGACGGGTTCATCGCGGTTCCCGGAGGCTCGCGACGTTCGTTGGATCTGACGCTGAACGGAGTTCTGCCACGTCTCGTGCACCAAGGCATATTCAGGTCCGATTATACGGGGGAAACGCTTGAGGCCCATCTGAACGAGTGATTGGCGCAGTTTGGGAGTTGCGGAGTTCAACCGGGCCTCGGCACGCCTTCCGCGCCGAGGCCGGTTCATTTCATGTGCTGAGTGCGCGACCACCGCGACGCAGCCGGATATAGGCCATATCCAGCGCCAGCATGACCGATAGCGAGGCCCCGACCAGCGGAAAGATCACGCCACCAATTGCCAACAGGACGAGCAGTCCGCGAAACACCCGCCGATCCTGCGGCAAAGGCGGCACGCCCAGCGAGCCAGACGGACGGCGCTTCCACCACATCACCCCCGCCGAGACTGCCAGCAGAACGATCCCCGCGCAGGCCGCCAGCAGGATGATCTGGTTCAACAGCCCGAAGGTCTGGCCCATATGGGTGTTGATGCCCCATTCCAGCGCTTTGCCCATCGGGCCGTAATCGGCATAGCTCATGTCCAGCAGGGCCTCGCCCGAATACTGGTCCAGATGGACGACGCGCTGCTGGCTCAGATCATCGGGATAGATCGAGCCGCTGAACACCCCCTCGGGCTTTTGCGGCAGGCTGACGGTATAGCCGCGATGCAGACCCAGCGCGTCGAGCTTGGCAACCGCGTCATCCAGCGTGATCGCCACTCCGCTGCCGGTGCTTTCGGGGATCTGCGCCTGCTCCAGCGACCATGCGGTCTTGGCGATCCCGTCGAGCTTTTGCCCCGACATCGGCACATTCACCCGCACGCCGTCGGGATAGCCGTCATTGTTGCCATTGGCCCATTCATTGACCTTGGCCCCCCAGACGCCCGACCAGGGCATGCCGGTGAAGGCCAGAAAGACGATGAAGAAGCCGACGAAAATCCCCGTCACCGCGTGCAGATCGCGCCAGAATACCCGCCACTGCGGCTTGCACCGGACCGAGAGCACACCGCCTTTCTGCCCGCGCGGCCACCACAGATAGATGCCGGTGGCGACCAAAAGAATCGACCAACCCGCCGCGATCTCGATGATATAGCGCGCGGAAGTGCCGAAATATTTGAAGCTATGCAGGGTCCGCACCGTCCACATCAGGGTCGAGCGGTCCGGCATCGCCCCCAGAACCAGCCCGTTATAGGGGTTCACATAGACCGCCATTCTGCCGCCTGCGGTCGAGACGGTGATCTCGCTCGAGGCCCCGGCATCTGCGGGGCCGGTATATTTCACCGCGCTTCCCGGCACCGCATCCAGCGCCGAGGCAACCAGAGCCGAAGGTGCCAGCCGCTGGCTTTCCTGCACCTGCACGCGCTTGAGATCGGCGTGGTACCAATCGTCGATCTCGTCGCGGAAAACATACATCGCGCCGGTGATCGAGAGGGTGATCATGAAGGGCAAAACCAGCAGCCCGGCATAGAAATGCCAGCGCCAGACGGCCCGGTAAAGATCGCTCAAGCCCATGACCGGGCGAGCGGAAGTGGTCGAGTAAGACATCTGTCCTCGCATATGCAAGGCCCGCAACAGCAGGCCGCAAAAGGTCTGTTCAGTGGCCCGAATGCCCCGTGTCATGCCCGTGATCGGCGGGGGCAGGACGCATGGCGCGGACTTCGAAGGGCAAAGCGACCTCACCGGCCTTTTCAAAAACCAGAGTCGCCTCGACGGTCTGGCCTTCGGCAAAGGGCGCGGGAATTTGCATGAACATCAGATGAAAGCCGCCCGGCTTCAGTACGACCGTTTCTCCGGCGGGGATCGGCAGGCCATCGGGCAGTTCGCGCATCTTCATCACGCTGCCATTCATGGTCATCTCGTGGATCTGCACCTCGCCCGCTCGGGGCGAACGAACCGAGACCAGACGATCGCCTTCCGCGCCATCATTGCGGATGGTCAGGAACCCGCCCGCGACCGGGGCTTTGGGTGGCATGGCACGGATATAGGCCTCGGATACCGCCGGCCTAGCCGGATCTGCCACGGCGGCAGCACCGCATAGGCCAAGGAAAAGCGCGCCCAACATGGGGGCCGCGAGAATATTGAACTTCATGGGAATTACCTGTCAGTGAGTTTTCTTCGCCGCCCGAAAGCGGTGCGGAACTCAGGCAGCAGGAGGTCCCCGGGCCGAGGGGGCCAGTACCTCGGCGCGCAAGACGCGCAGATCATGCGCGGGGGCGAGATCGGCAGGCTGGCCCATCATCGCCGCGACAATCGGCAGCATCGGCGCGGCGCCCAGCATGGGCTGGGCATGAACCGACCAATCGCAAGGCGGCTTCGGCGTTTTGGGAACCGGTTGGCTATGCTCGGCGCGATATTCGTCGGCGCGAACGACATTGCCCTCGCCATCCAGCACCATCTCGACCGGGAGGTGATCGGCGCAAAGCACGACCATGAAGCTTTCCGGCGTCACACCCTGCGCCACCATCGTGCCCTGCGCCATCAGCGACAGCAGCACGAAGGGCAGGACCATGACCAGCGCCACCGCCCGGCGCATGGCCGCGAAGCTAATGGCAACGGATCGGGCTATATGGTGCATCATGAACTCAGTTGGATGCGAGAACTAATAGCCGGATGTTACTGAACGCGCCAGAGTCTTGCTTGCTCATGCTTTTAGATGAAGCCCGGCACGATCAACCACCGAATGGCGGCTTTCCGAGTTCGCTGCGCCAGCGATGCTGCAAACCCACGGTCAGCAAACCGCCCGATCTCTGTAGCAAGACACCGCTCCACGCTGCGCATCGCCTGAATGACCGCTTGATCAAACATGCTGCAGCCGCCGTGCCGCACTGCAGCGGTCAGCAAACCGGCCCATTCTGTCTGTCAGCGAGGTTCGCAGCGTGACGGCCAAGGTGCTGGGAAGCAGACGCAGATTCTGGATTCGAAAGGCGCGCTGATTGACAGCGCACCTCGCTAGGCCTCAACCAGATCTCAGGCGTTCACCTTGTCCTTGATCGTCTTGGCAAAGGTCATTTTCACCGCACGGTCAGCTTCCTTCTCAATTGCCGCGCCGGTCGAGGGGTTTCGGACTGTGCGTGCGGCACGTTCACGGCAATAAATCTTGCCGACTTCCGGGATGGTGATCGCACCACCCGCAACCACCTGATCGTGGATCAAGCCGCTAAGTGCTTCGATGATCGCGGTTGCCGCCTTCTTTTCCGTACCCGCGCGACTGGCGCGCTCAGTGATCAGTTCAGCCTTGGTCAATGACTTGGACATCTGCAAATTTCCTCCTGCTTTCCGCACTTTTTGCTATCCCAATCGAAGGACCAGCATCTGGCAAGTTAAAAGGCACCGCTTCCATCACGACGCAATGATGGCACGTGACAGAAGCAAGGGGCGGGCCAAATAGCTCGCGACGAGCAAGGCCAGCCCGCAGTCGCCAATCTTGCCCTCGTCGATCTCCACAGCCCTGCCCTCCTTTGCCATGTTCCTAACGCTCGCGTTCCCGATCTTCACGGTCAGGCGCTTGCGAGCGGTCCGCCTGGCGCCTGCCCTCACCCACGCCCAGATCCTGCAGCCGCGCCTTGGCCTCGTGGACCTGTTTCAAACTTAGCCCCATGCTCTCATGCTGTTCGGCGGCGGCGGTGATGGCGCGCGCGATGTCGCGCCGTTGCGCGGGGTCTGGAATATCAAGCGCCAGTGCCCGATCGTCGCCCTTGGCCAGCCGTGCCATCAGATCGTCGCCGTAGCGCTGGGTCAGATCTTTGACAAAACGCCCAGCATGGTCGTCACTCTGGAAGGCGACCTGCCCGTCCTGCTTCACCGTCTGCGCCATGGTCTGCAGAGTGCGTAACAGGCGATCATGCTCGCGGCGCGGCTCGAAGCTGCGATCCAGCAGTTCGGCGGCCTTGGCATAGAAGCTTTCGACCAGGCCTGCGGCCTCGCCCCGATCCCTATCGCCGGCGAGATTGAGGCCCCGGCTCTCCGCCACCGCCTGAATATCCTGCCGCGTCCAATCGCGCTCCTGCCAGGCATTGACCGCGCCTTGGCCCATGCGGTCCTGGATTTGGGCCGGATCAAGCCCGACGGATTTCGCCGCCTCGGCAATCCTTTCGCGGATCTCGGCGATGCCGTCAGGGCCGATCTCGTGGGTGACGCCTTCGCGGGTCATCGCAGTCTCGCCGATCTGGTTGCGATGCAAGACCTCACGCGCCGGGCGTTGCATCAATGCGGCGCCACGGTCATCACCAAGCTCGCGCGCAACATCGGATGCCGCCGCGTAGAATTCGCGCCGCATCTCGCCCTGCTCGCTTTGCGGCAATTGCCGGATGCCGGTCTCGACCCTGTCGAGCCAGGCATCGTAATAGCGGCCGAGATCGCCACGGTTCTGAACATCCTGTGCCTGCATGAACTCCTCCGTCGATTGAATGATCCCGCCGCGCGCGAGGATCTGCGCGACGGCCTCGATCTTGCTGGCCAGTTCCGCCTCGCGGCTCTGCCGCGCCATCGAGGAAAAGAGCTGCAAGGTGGCGACATTCTCGCGGATCTGCGCCAAAGCATCACGAATGGCCGGCCCCTGCAGCGGCACTTCCCGGACCTCGCGGCCCTCGCGCAAAGCCCGCTCGAGCTCGGCCCGTGACGGGCCATAGGTGAGCTTGCCGCGCTCGATGCGCGAGGCACTGTCGAGAAAAAGCCCCTGCTCGGCGGCGATCTCGACAACGCGCTCCTTCATCGTGATCACGTCAAAGGCATGGCCCTTGGCCATGTAGAACCAGCTGTCGTGTTCCAGCCCGCGATTGTTGATGACGATATGGACATGAGGGTGACTGCGGTCGGTATGCAAGGCCGCGATATAGGCCCATTCATCCGCGACATGCCGGCCGCTTTGAAACATTTCCGCCGCCCAGATCTCGGCAACCTGCAGCGCACGATGCGGTGCGACATCGGCCGGAAAGGACAAAAGCAGATGCGTGGTATGGCCATTCTTCGGATCACCCGTCCAGGCATCTTCCCAATCCCCGGCAATGGTCTTGCGCTCCTCGCGGCTCAAGGTGCGGCGCTCCGGATCATGCTCGACCATATTGCCGAAGATCGCACTGGCCTTGGAGAAGAGATAGTCGAACTGATTGCCGAGCTGCTTGCGGTTATGGGTGCCGCCATGATGGATCTTCTTCAGCACCGCGGCATTCGAGCCCTGGGCCAGACGCCAGAGATTATTGGCGCGAGTGGTGAAGCGTTGCCGCGTGGATCCCTTGCCACCGCGCAGATAGCGCAGGCGCAAGTCCTCGAGGACCCCTTCCGTCACGCTA
This genomic interval from Paracoccus sp. MBLB3053 contains the following:
- a CDS encoding arylsulfatase, giving the protein MEVTKFRGLCFFGAVALVSATGVHAQDALPFPPAPSGSKAGPTIAESTYNPLPPQSHLPEDAPNIVIIMLDDVGPALPHTFGGPISTPTLDALAEEGVAFSRFHNAAMCSPTRASLLTGRNHHRVGYGQIAELANDWDGYTGHIPRTSATVAKVLSGYGYATAAFGKWHNTPADETTTVGPYTNWPVGEGVGFDYFYGFLAGESSQWEPAVVENTVRLDPSHGKQGYHFTEDMADKAVSWMKQVDALTPDRPFLVYWAPGAAHGPHHIFKEWADKYKGKFDTGWDQMREDIFAKQKDLGWIPADTNLTARPDSLAGWADIPEDERAFQLRLMEVFAGYTEHADTQAGRVLKALDEIGERENTLIFYVWGDNGSSAEGQNGSISELLAQNGIQTEIKDHIKAMDDLGGLDVLGSPKADNMYHAGWAWAGSTPYRSTKLVAAHFGGTRTPLVISWPGHITPDKKPRGQFHHVNDIVPTIYDVLGITPPKTVDGITQDPLDGISMAYTFDAPEAAGQKHGQYFEVMGSRSYYKDDWIASVFGPRTPWVTGIDPAILQWSPDKDSWELHDLSKDYSQAHDVAADNPDKVHELKDAFLIDAKDNKVFPIGGGLWSAVFHPEDAPHNPATEFTYTQEVIQVPEFTAPKVGARSNLVTVEAELKPDSAGVLYALGAFSGGLALWVDQGKLTYEYNLFEIERTQIATTGTLPTGKITIEVETTKTSKDHTGPLDIAIRVNGTEMAKGTVPRSAPLTFTANDAFDVGQDSYSPVSEAYFDRKPFAFNGTIDQVKVAYK
- a CDS encoding outer membrane protein; translation: MTAPLSNNYRPCCRTQTIRKLHDNKGKGLLSTKMIKLEVKMLRRTTGLVIATCSLIASTTQATARPFDTSEGWSGQATLYGWLPVISGAQQGLDGEPALDLKQDDILSRLDMAFMGTAELRRDKWGLLADLVYIDLSHEADWLIHRLTASTQTTVKMITLAAAYRWHEDDRSSADFYAGARYFDVNMDFGSATDAREREADAQISWTDGIIGLRGETKLNDRWSFRSFLDVGGFDSSSDLSWQVYGGGNYALSENWDAAFGYRYLSIVKEGDRNAKLDIDIHGPVIGIAYKF
- a CDS encoding DUF1254 domain-containing protein, with protein sequence MCCNWVKFLRTTGNGVFSMFRLWPFTIAAACIMASPLRAQDAAAIPPALLTPDVVETSRGTFNFTNGVPSDETAKALYDQLDFTYAYRAYMDAMRGVSIRALRRGMEDMGIKNNEVLVFSELMDAKSLFLTPNADTIYVMGWIDLSDGPVVIESPPDFLGIVQDAWFNWVTDMGSPGPDRGIGGKYLLVPPGYDGPLPQGGYFVAHANTNSILWFGRSFLKGGSDPKPSVEVIKASTKVYPFQPGGVGTSIAEFLKGDVQLGKISEPPATVFHEGTGMVMNTLPPSDWSYFELLNEVVQSEPATALDEELMGPIAALGIVKGKPFAPDDRMKGIMTDAVAVANAASRNLLMNPRDPDWFYYPDSSWYNMLFESGYEFETPIPEITAEGAKPYPDTGYRQMDARTAFFYGITGITPAMAMRLTGIGSQYLITARDAEKNYFDGSQTYKVTLPKDIPQANFWSLTVYDNMTRSMLDTPQRYPRAGSQSYPSPAAETAADGSTTIYFSPTQPEGVARGNWIQTDPDKGWFVCLRLYSPLEPFFDKTWRISEIELVQ
- a CDS encoding LLM class oxidoreductase, whose translation is MTARAIAHRRQPKDVRLLPGLSLYLGDTLREAQELFAATHRRVSADQRMKNVLDIIGLDLRNWPEDRRISDADLPAGFTSTRGTRQAETLRTIIRDDAPTSSDLLDRPEVLASMHWQVIGTPDDAAEEIRHWFEAGAIDGFIAVPGGSRRSLDLTLNGVLPRLVHQGIFRSDYTGETLEAHLNE
- a CDS encoding PepSY-associated TM helix domain-containing protein, with amino-acid sequence MSYSTTSARPVMGLSDLYRAVWRWHFYAGLLVLPFMITLSITGAMYVFRDEIDDWYHADLKRVQVQESQRLAPSALVASALDAVPGSAVKYTGPADAGASSEITVSTAGGRMAVYVNPYNGLVLGAMPDRSTLMWTVRTLHSFKYFGTSARYIIEIAAGWSILLVATGIYLWWPRGQKGGVLSVRCKPQWRVFWRDLHAVTGIFVGFFIVFLAFTGMPWSGVWGAKVNEWANGNNDGYPDGVRVNVPMSGQKLDGIAKTAWSLEQAQIPESTGSGVAITLDDAVAKLDALGLHRGYTVSLPQKPEGVFSGSIYPDDLSQQRVVHLDQYSGEALLDMSYADYGPMGKALEWGINTHMGQTFGLLNQIILLAACAGIVLLAVSAGVMWWKRRPSGSLGVPPLPQDRRVFRGLLVLLAIGGVIFPLVGASLSVMLALDMAYIRLRRGGRALST
- a CDS encoding copper chaperone PCu(A)C, whose product is MKFNILAAPMLGALFLGLCGAAAVADPARPAVSEAYIRAMPPKAPVAGGFLTIRNDGAEGDRLVSVRSPRAGEVQIHEMTMNGSVMKMRELPDGLPIPAGETVVLKPGGFHLMFMQIPAPFAEGQTVEATLVFEKAGEVALPFEVRAMRPAPADHGHDTGHSGH
- a CDS encoding HU family DNA-binding protein, encoding MSKSLTKAELITERASRAGTEKKAATAIIEALSGLIHDQVVAGGAITIPEVGKIYCRERAARTVRNPSTGAAIEKEADRAVKMTFAKTIKDKVNA
- a CDS encoding relaxase/mobilization nuclease domain-containing protein, which encodes MASVTEGVLEDLRLRYLRGGKGSTRQRFTTRANNLWRLAQGSNAAVLKKIHHGGTHNRKQLGNQFDYLFSKASAIFGNMVEHDPERRTLSREERKTIAGDWEDAWTGDPKNGHTTHLLLSFPADVAPHRALQVAEIWAAEMFQSGRHVADEWAYIAALHTDRSHPHVHIVINNRGLEHDSWFYMAKGHAFDVITMKERVVEIAAEQGLFLDSASRIERGKLTYGPSRAELERALREGREVREVPLQGPAIRDALAQIRENVATLQLFSSMARQSREAELASKIEAVAQILARGGIIQSTEEFMQAQDVQNRGDLGRYYDAWLDRVETGIRQLPQSEQGEMRREFYAAASDVARELGDDRGAALMQRPAREVLHRNQIGETAMTREGVTHEIGPDGIAEIRERIAEAAKSVGLDPAQIQDRMGQGAVNAWQERDWTRQDIQAVAESRGLNLAGDRDRGEAAGLVESFYAKAAELLDRSFEPRREHDRLLRTLQTMAQTVKQDGQVAFQSDDHAGRFVKDLTQRYGDDLMARLAKGDDRALALDIPDPAQRRDIARAITAAAEQHESMGLSLKQVHEAKARLQDLGVGEGRRQADRSQAPDREDRERER